Proteins from one Oscillatoria nigro-viridis PCC 7112 genomic window:
- a CDS encoding non-ribosomal peptide synthetase produces the protein MQKETIEGFRLSPQQRHLWELQQNNPKHTYRVRGAILITGNLDREILKSALQNVVNRHEILRTSFHCLPGMTLPLQAIACTCEIAVLEHNLSGLSPEEQEAKIAALFQQLNLLPFDFERGPLWHISLVTLAPDKHLLLANFSALIADSVTLKNFTRELSLSYWGCACGEEFSDESMQYADIAEWQNELLESEETAIGKEYWRKLNLESLDLLTLPWEKKNSEAEFGPLVERVEIRGDLFDSLEAIAQKHHSDISTFLLACWQILIARLTRQPNPIVGVTGNARKYEELERSLGLLSTYLPLQCDLQDEFSFAKIWRQVELNLQDIHTWQEYFTWEETLESDKSNAFLPICFEYETKPEKYGESGVSFFLDRQDACVEPFKLKLSCLSRGNCLIAEFRYDSALFEAEDVKRLSEHFQAVLESALKNPQIPISQLNILSDRDRHQLLVEFNQTQKDYPTDKCVHQLFEEQAERNPDRIAVVFESEQITYRELNDRADRLARHLQNLGVEPEAIVGICVDRSLETIVGILGILKAGSAYLPIDPATPADRKTLMLEDARVQVLLTQQQLAESLPKTQVNIVCIDTEIPAVSASYTPRASSDNLAYVIYTSGSTGTPKGVAIEHRQLLNYLYAIQERLNLPSGASFATVSTFAADLGNTAIFPALCSGGCLHIVSQERATDPEALAQYFRRHSIDCLKIVPSHLAALLTSSVAEYILPRRRLILGGEAASWELIENVRKINPDCLIFNHYGPTEATVGVLTYQVYGEELKGISETVPLGRPIANTQIYLLDSHLQPVPVGVPGELHIGGHSLARGYLNRPELTAEKFIRHPFDAQAHLYKTGDLARYLPDGNIEFIGRIDSQVKIRGFRIELGEIEAALGQHPDIAQAVVVAREDAPGEKRLAAYLVSNQKQAPSSSELRRFLGTKLPEYMVPWAFITLKSLPLTPNGKIDRRSLPAPDEMRPELTENFVAPRTNIEEVLAAIWAEVLKIEKVGIYDNFFELGGHSLLATQVISRVRQAFQVELPLHRLFESATVADFAVAIAQKQAEQTDSEMLARVLADLDRLSEAQIQEILAQQGVNRF, from the coding sequence ATGCAAAAGGAAACAATCGAAGGGTTTAGACTTTCTCCACAGCAACGGCACCTGTGGGAATTACAGCAAAATAATCCTAAACATACCTATCGCGTTCGAGGTGCAATTTTAATTACAGGAAACCTCGATCGAGAGATTCTTAAAAGTGCGCTGCAAAATGTCGTGAATCGGCACGAAATCCTGCGGACTAGCTTTCACTGCTTGCCTGGGATGACACTACCCCTGCAAGCGATCGCCTGCACTTGCGAAATTGCTGTCCTAGAACACAATTTGAGCGGTTTGTCTCCCGAAGAACAAGAAGCTAAAATCGCAGCGCTTTTTCAGCAACTAAACCTGCTTCCTTTTGATTTTGAGCGCGGCCCGCTTTGGCACATCTCTTTAGTCACTCTGGCCCCAGACAAGCACCTATTGCTGGCGAACTTCTCTGCCTTAATTGCAGATAGCGTCACCCTGAAAAATTTCACCCGCGAACTCAGTCTTTCCTACTGGGGCTGCGCCTGCGGGGAAGAGTTCTCTGATGAGTCAATGCAATATGCCGATATTGCTGAGTGGCAAAATGAGTTACTCGAATCAGAAGAAACGGCAATCGGCAAAGAATACTGGCGAAAGCTGAACCTTGAATCTTTGGATTTATTAACGCTTCCTTGGGAAAAGAAGAATTCAGAAGCGGAATTTGGGCCGCTAGTAGAAAGGGTGGAAATTCGGGGTGATTTGTTCGACAGCCTGGAAGCGATCGCCCAAAAACACCACAGCGATATTTCTACATTTCTGCTGGCTTGCTGGCAAATTCTGATTGCGCGGCTTACCAGACAGCCAAACCCGATCGTCGGCGTAACTGGAAACGCCAGGAAATATGAAGAATTAGAGCGATCGCTGGGGCTGTTGAGTACCTATTTACCACTACAATGCGACTTGCAAGACGAATTCAGTTTTGCCAAGATTTGGCGGCAAGTTGAGCTAAATCTCCAAGATATTCACACTTGGCAAGAATATTTCACCTGGGAAGAAACTCTAGAATCCGATAAAAGTAACGCTTTTTTGCCCATCTGTTTTGAGTACGAAACAAAGCCAGAGAAATATGGCGAGTCTGGCGTTTCATTTTTCCTCGATCGGCAAGATGCCTGCGTAGAACCCTTCAAACTTAAACTTTCCTGCCTTTCACGAGGCAATTGCTTAATCGCCGAGTTTCGCTACGATTCGGCTTTATTTGAAGCTGAAGATGTCAAGCGCTTGTCAGAACACTTCCAGGCTGTGTTAGAAAGTGCCTTAAAAAATCCACAAATACCCATCAGTCAATTAAATATACTGAGCGATCGCGATCGCCACCAGCTTCTAGTCGAGTTCAACCAAACCCAGAAAGATTACCCGACAGACAAGTGCGTTCACCAGCTTTTTGAAGAACAAGCAGAACGCAACCCAGATAGAATTGCCGTCGTCTTTGAAAGCGAACAAATCACCTACAGAGAACTCAACGATCGCGCCGATCGACTCGCCCGTCACCTGCAAAACTTGGGAGTTGAACCAGAGGCAATTGTCGGCATTTGCGTCGATCGCTCTTTAGAAACAATTGTGGGAATTCTGGGCATTCTCAAAGCAGGTAGCGCGTATTTACCAATAGATCCAGCAACCCCAGCAGATCGCAAGACACTCATGCTAGAAGATGCCCGAGTACAGGTGCTGCTAACGCAACAGCAACTCGCTGAAAGCTTGCCGAAAACTCAGGTAAATATTGTTTGCATCGATACAGAAATTCCCGCTGTTTCTGCATCTTACACGCCTCGCGCCTCTTCTGACAATTTAGCTTACGTCATCTATACTTCCGGTTCCACTGGCACGCCCAAGGGAGTAGCGATCGAACACCGGCAACTGCTCAATTACCTGTACGCTATTCAGGAAAGATTAAACCTGCCATCAGGTGCCAGTTTTGCCACCGTTTCCACCTTCGCGGCAGACTTAGGAAATACAGCTATTTTCCCGGCACTTTGTTCCGGTGGATGCCTCCATATAGTATCCCAGGAGCGCGCAACCGATCCAGAAGCACTGGCCCAATATTTCCGCCGCCATTCTATCGATTGCCTCAAGATTGTTCCCTCGCACCTTGCTGCTCTTTTAACTTCTTCTGTCGCCGAGTATATTTTGCCACGAAGACGGCTAATTTTAGGCGGTGAAGCTGCTAGTTGGGAGTTGATTGAAAATGTTCGTAAAATCAATCCAGATTGCCTGATTTTCAATCACTACGGGCCAACAGAAGCGACGGTGGGCGTACTCACCTATCAAGTTTATGGCGAGGAATTGAAAGGAATTTCCGAGACAGTTCCACTCGGCAGACCTATAGCAAATACCCAGATTTATCTACTGGATTCCCATTTGCAGCCAGTACCAGTAGGCGTCCCAGGGGAACTGCACATCGGCGGCCACAGTCTGGCGCGAGGCTATCTAAATCGCCCCGAATTAACCGCAGAAAAATTTATTCGCCATCCCTTTGACGCGCAGGCACATCTTTATAAAACGGGTGATTTGGCTCGTTATTTGCCAGACGGAAACATCGAATTCATCGGGCGAATTGACAGTCAAGTAAAAATCCGGGGCTTCCGCATTGAATTGGGAGAAATTGAGGCGGCGTTAGGGCAGCATCCCGATATCGCGCAGGCTGTAGTTGTGGCGCGGGAAGATGCGCCTGGTGAAAAGCGCCTCGCGGCTTATTTGGTTTCTAATCAGAAACAAGCACCAAGCAGCAGCGAACTTCGCCGTTTTTTAGGGACAAAATTGCCTGAGTACATGGTGCCTTGGGCTTTTATAACGCTCAAAAGTTTGCCTTTAACTCCTAACGGAAAGATCGATCGGCGATCGCTGCCCGCACCTGACGAAATGCGACCCGAGTTGACAGAAAACTTTGTCGCGCCTCGCACAAATATCGAGGAAGTTTTAGCCGCTATCTGGGCTGAAGTTCTCAAAATTGAAAAAGTCGGCATTTACGACAACTTTTTTGAATTAGGAGGGCATTCCCTATTAGCAACTCAAGTAATTTCCCGAGTGCGCCAAGCATTTCAGGTCGAGTTGCCTTTGCACCGTTTATTTGAGTCGGCCACTGTCGCCGATTTTGCTGTAGCGATCGCCCAAAAGCAAGCCGAACAAACAGACAGTGAAATGCTAGCGAGGGTGTTAGCAGACCTCGATCGACTGTCAGAAGCACAAATTCAGGAAATTCTCGCCCAACAAGGAGTCAATCGATTTTAG
- a CDS encoding TauD/TfdA family dioxygenase — MTNTETKNLNSQKLGSVRRKAVSLSSEELVKTAYLQPENLLPLVVQPTVEKLNLAGWAQNNRSSIETQLWKHGGILFRGFEVCGVNGFEQFIQTLAGDLLEYSFRSTPRSQVSGNIYTSTEYPAEQFIPLHNEMAYSRNWPLKIAFFCVKNAEQGGETPIANSRQVFESLDSKIREKFAQKKVMYVRNYGGGVDLPWQNVFNTDRKIEVEEYCQKAGIDLEWKSGDSLRTRQICQAVAQHPKTQEMVWFNQAHLFHISNLEPVVRKELLTSFKQEDLPRNAYYGDGSPIEDFILDEIRRCYQQATTVFPWEEGDVLLLDNMLTAHGRTPFSGSRRVVVGMAEPFSCQDI, encoded by the coding sequence ATGACAAATACAGAAACAAAGAATCTCAATTCCCAAAAGTTAGGATCGGTTAGGCGCAAAGCCGTCAGCCTGTCCTCAGAGGAATTAGTCAAAACCGCCTACCTCCAGCCCGAAAACCTTCTACCTCTAGTTGTTCAGCCAACAGTAGAAAAATTAAATCTCGCAGGTTGGGCACAGAACAATCGCTCATCAATTGAAACGCAGTTATGGAAGCATGGAGGAATACTTTTTCGAGGCTTTGAAGTCTGCGGGGTGAACGGTTTCGAGCAGTTTATTCAAACTCTTGCTGGCGACTTGTTGGAATATTCTTTTCGCTCAACTCCCCGCAGCCAAGTGAGCGGAAATATCTACACTTCTACCGAGTATCCTGCCGAGCAATTCATCCCGCTGCACAATGAAATGGCTTATTCTCGCAATTGGCCGCTGAAAATTGCTTTTTTCTGCGTCAAGAATGCCGAACAGGGAGGAGAAACTCCGATCGCTAACAGCCGCCAAGTTTTTGAAAGCCTGGATTCAAAGATTAGAGAAAAGTTTGCCCAAAAAAAGGTAATGTATGTGCGAAATTACGGCGGTGGCGTAGATTTACCCTGGCAAAATGTCTTCAATACCGATCGCAAAATTGAGGTAGAAGAGTATTGCCAAAAAGCGGGAATTGACTTAGAATGGAAAAGTGGCGATAGCTTGAGAACGCGCCAAATATGTCAAGCTGTCGCCCAGCACCCAAAAACGCAGGAAATGGTGTGGTTTAATCAAGCTCACCTCTTCCACATTTCCAATCTCGAACCCGTCGTTCGCAAAGAGCTTTTAACTTCTTTTAAGCAGGAAGATTTACCCCGCAATGCTTATTACGGCGATGGCTCGCCGATTGAAGATTTTATCTTAGACGAAATTCGTCGCTGCTATCAGCAAGCAACAACTGTTTTCCCTTGGGAAGAAGGAGATGTCTTGCTGCTAGATAATATGCTAACCGCGCACGGACGCACCCCATTTTCTGGTTCGCGTCGAGTTGTTGTCGGGATGGCAGAACCGTTTAGCTGTCAAGACATTTAG